A stretch of the Bradyrhizobium sp. CCBAU 53351 genome encodes the following:
- a CDS encoding GNAT family N-acetyltransferase, which produces MTAADIRPTTEADLPAITAIYQQAVREGTATFELEPPDLSEMTRRYRALVDGGYPYFVAMLDGRVAGYAYAGAYRPRPAYRFTVENSIYLDPAFHRRGVGSALLERLVAECEARGFRQMIAVIGDSANAGSIGVHTKGGFKMIGTHRNVGLKFGRWLDTVMMQRDLGEGASTVPGQ; this is translated from the coding sequence ATGACCGCAGCAGACATCCGGCCCACAACCGAGGCCGACCTTCCCGCCATCACCGCCATCTACCAGCAGGCCGTCCGCGAGGGCACCGCCACGTTCGAGCTGGAGCCGCCCGACCTCTCGGAGATGACGCGCCGCTATCGCGCGCTTGTCGACGGCGGCTATCCCTATTTCGTCGCCATGCTCGACGGCCGCGTTGCCGGCTATGCCTATGCCGGCGCCTACCGGCCGCGGCCGGCCTATCGCTTCACGGTCGAGAACTCGATCTATCTCGATCCCGCCTTCCATCGCCGCGGCGTCGGCTCAGCGCTGCTGGAGCGGCTGGTCGCCGAATGCGAGGCGCGCGGCTTTCGCCAGATGATCGCGGTGATCGGCGATTCCGCCAATGCCGGCTCGATCGGCGTGCACACCAAGGGCGGCTTCAAGATGATCGGCACGCATCGCAATGTCGGGCTGAAATTCGGCCGCTGGCTGGACACGGTGATGATGCAGCGCGACCTCGGCGAGGGCGCGAGCACGGTGCCGGGGCAGTAG
- a CDS encoding Bax inhibitor-1/YccA family protein — protein sequence MSDLDRNYASPFGRAAGRVDAATVDAGLRAYMLRIYNYMSIGLAITGLAALGVYMAAVTDVPTAESVRVGKLFLTPFGYAMFVSPLKWLFMLAPLAMVFVISAGINRLAPSTAQILFWVFAALMGVSLSSIFLVFTHTSIVRVFFITAATFGALSLYGYTTKRDLTGMGSFLFMGLIGIIIASLVNLFLASSMLQFIVSVVGVLVFAGLTAWDTQRLKNDYIYGYASAGGDIAERAAITGALSLYLNFINLFTLLLQLLGQRD from the coding sequence ATGTCGGACCTAGACCGTAACTACGCTTCTCCTTTCGGCAGGGCCGCCGGGCGTGTTGACGCCGCGACGGTCGATGCCGGCCTGCGCGCCTACATGCTGCGCATCTACAACTACATGAGCATCGGCCTCGCCATCACCGGCCTGGCCGCGCTCGGCGTCTACATGGCTGCCGTGACCGACGTTCCGACGGCGGAATCCGTCCGCGTCGGCAAGCTGTTCCTGACGCCGTTCGGCTACGCGATGTTCGTCAGCCCGCTGAAATGGCTGTTCATGCTCGCGCCGCTGGCCATGGTGTTCGTGATCTCGGCGGGCATCAACCGTCTCGCGCCCTCGACGGCCCAGATCCTGTTCTGGGTGTTCGCGGCGCTGATGGGCGTCTCGCTGTCGTCGATCTTCTTGGTGTTCACCCACACCTCGATCGTGCGGGTGTTCTTCATCACCGCGGCGACCTTCGGTGCGCTGAGCCTCTACGGCTACACCACCAAGCGTGACCTGACCGGCATGGGCTCGTTCCTGTTCATGGGCCTGATCGGCATCATCATCGCGAGCCTGGTGAACCTGTTCCTGGCGAGCTCGATGCTGCAGTTCATCGTGTCGGTGGTCGGTGTCCTGGTGTTCGCGGGCCTCACCGCCTGGGACACCCAGCGGCTGAAGAACGACTACATCTACGGCTATGCTTCGGCCGGCGGTGACATCGCAGAGCGTGCGGCCATCACCGGCGCGCTGTCGCTGTACCTGAACTTCATCAACCTGTTCACGCTGCTGCTGCAGCTGCTCGGCCAGCGCGACTAA
- a CDS encoding ABC transporter permease, whose product MSVAAEPFAKPGGVALSLRYALRELRGGLRGFYVFIACIALGVMAIAGVGSVSASLSDGLAREGRTLLGGDVSFVLFQREAKPDEVAFLRSRGAVSTAATLRGMARAADGQLALVEMKAVDDTYPMLGQLTLKPQLPMSDVLAERDGAFGAAADPTLLARLSLRNGDRVTIGSATFQIRSTVEAEPDKLAGGIGFGPRFLISQEALRATGLIQPGSLVRWVYRVKLPDVANNERATETFIADARSAAPQAGWEIRSRSNASPQLERNINRFTQFLTLVGLAALLVGGVGVANAVKSHIDRRLEVIAALKAVGATGRDVFGIYLAQVLLLAAIGSVIGLALGAAMPFAIVGLFGKLLPLPVVPAVHADELALSFIYGLLTALAFGLWPLGRVHDVPVAALFRDTISSEWHRPRAGYLVFMGVVIALLIAVVIGLSFDKRIAAVFVASSVVVFALLRGIAALLMAIARRLPRTRLPMLRLAIANIHRAGALTPSVVLSLGLGLAVLVTITQIDGNLRRQFLAALPDQAPSFFFIDIPSAQAEQFDLYLRKIAPGATVEDVPMLRGRIVAARGLRAEELKPSTDSEWVLQSDRGLTYTGELPKGSKVVEGEWWSADYSGPTLVSMEKKIADGLGLKLGDEIVVNVLGRDIPAKIGNLRSIDWQGLGINFVLVFSPNAFKGAPHTHIATLTEPGGNAAGDGKIIKQVADAYPMVTSVRVREVMQTVGAVVTNLALAIRGASAVTLISAILVLGGALAAGHRHRVYDAVILKTLGATRLRLLGAYALEYLLIGLATALFGVISGSLAAWMIVTRLMTLSFVWQAGSAAGVVAAALVVTVGLGLAGTLLALNKKPATVLRNL is encoded by the coding sequence ATGAGCGTGGCTGCCGAACCCTTCGCGAAGCCGGGCGGCGTCGCGCTCTCGCTGCGTTATGCGCTGCGCGAATTACGCGGCGGCCTGCGCGGCTTCTACGTCTTCATCGCCTGCATCGCGCTCGGCGTGATGGCGATCGCCGGCGTTGGCTCGGTGTCGGCGAGCCTGTCCGACGGCCTCGCCCGCGAGGGCCGCACGCTGCTCGGCGGCGACGTCTCCTTCGTGCTGTTCCAGCGCGAAGCGAAACCCGACGAGGTTGCCTTCCTGCGCTCGCGCGGCGCCGTGTCGACCGCCGCCACCTTGCGCGGCATGGCGCGCGCGGCCGACGGCCAGCTCGCACTGGTCGAGATGAAGGCGGTCGACGACACCTATCCGATGCTGGGCCAGCTGACGCTGAAACCGCAATTGCCGATGTCGGACGTGCTCGCGGAGCGCGACGGCGCGTTCGGTGCGGCCGCCGATCCGACGCTGCTGGCGCGGCTGTCGCTGAGGAACGGCGACCGCGTCACCATCGGCTCGGCGACCTTCCAGATCCGCTCCACCGTCGAAGCCGAGCCCGACAAGCTCGCCGGCGGCATCGGCTTCGGCCCGCGCTTCCTGATCAGCCAGGAGGCCTTGCGCGCCACCGGCCTGATCCAGCCCGGCAGCCTGGTGCGCTGGGTCTACCGGGTGAAGCTGCCCGACGTCGCCAACAACGAGCGCGCCACCGAAACCTTCATCGCGGATGCGCGCAGCGCCGCGCCGCAAGCCGGCTGGGAGATCCGCAGCCGCTCCAACGCCTCGCCGCAGCTCGAGCGCAACATCAATCGCTTCACGCAGTTCCTGACGCTGGTCGGACTTGCCGCGCTGCTGGTCGGCGGCGTCGGCGTCGCCAATGCCGTGAAGAGCCATATCGACCGCCGGCTCGAAGTGATCGCGGCCCTCAAGGCCGTGGGCGCCACCGGTCGCGACGTGTTCGGCATCTATCTCGCACAGGTCCTCCTGCTCGCCGCGATCGGCTCGGTGATCGGCCTTGCGCTCGGCGCGGCGATGCCGTTCGCCATCGTCGGCCTGTTCGGCAAGCTGCTACCGCTGCCGGTGGTGCCGGCCGTGCATGCCGACGAGCTCGCGCTGTCCTTCATCTACGGCCTCCTGACGGCGCTGGCCTTCGGCCTCTGGCCGCTCGGACGCGTCCACGACGTGCCGGTAGCCGCGCTGTTCCGCGACACCATCAGCTCGGAATGGCACCGGCCACGCGCGGGCTATCTCGTGTTCATGGGCGTGGTGATCGCGCTGCTGATCGCGGTTGTCATCGGGCTCTCCTTCGACAAGCGCATCGCCGCGGTGTTCGTGGCCTCCTCGGTCGTCGTGTTCGCCCTGCTGCGCGGCATCGCCGCGCTGCTGATGGCCATCGCGCGGCGGCTGCCGCGGACGCGGCTGCCGATGCTGCGGCTTGCGATCGCCAACATCCACCGGGCGGGCGCCCTGACGCCCTCGGTCGTGCTGTCGCTGGGACTCGGGCTCGCCGTGCTCGTCACCATCACCCAGATCGACGGCAATCTGCGGCGGCAGTTCCTCGCGGCCCTCCCCGACCAGGCGCCATCCTTCTTCTTCATCGACATCCCGAGCGCGCAGGCCGAGCAGTTCGACCTTTACTTGCGCAAGATCGCGCCCGGCGCGACGGTCGAGGACGTGCCGATGCTGCGCGGACGCATCGTCGCCGCGCGCGGGCTGCGCGCCGAGGAGCTCAAGCCGTCCACCGATTCCGAATGGGTGCTGCAGAGCGACCGCGGCCTGACCTACACCGGCGAGCTGCCGAAAGGCTCCAAGGTGGTCGAGGGCGAATGGTGGAGCGCCGACTATTCCGGCCCGACGCTGGTGTCGATGGAGAAGAAGATCGCCGACGGCCTCGGCCTCAAGCTGGGCGACGAGATCGTGGTCAACGTGCTCGGCCGCGACATCCCGGCCAAAATCGGCAATCTGCGCAGCATCGACTGGCAGGGACTCGGCATCAATTTCGTCCTCGTGTTCTCGCCGAACGCCTTCAAGGGCGCGCCGCACACCCATATCGCGACGCTGACGGAACCGGGCGGAAATGCGGCAGGCGACGGCAAGATCATCAAGCAGGTGGCCGACGCCTATCCGATGGTGACCAGCGTGCGCGTGCGCGAGGTGATGCAGACGGTCGGCGCGGTGGTGACCAATCTGGCGCTGGCGATTCGCGGCGCCAGCGCGGTGACCCTGATCTCGGCGATCCTGGTGCTGGGCGGGGCGCTCGCCGCCGGCCATCGCCACCGGGTCTACGATGCCGTGATCCTGAAGACGCTGGGCGCGACGCGGCTGCGGCTGCTGGGCGCCTATGCGCTCGAATATCTCTTGATCGGGCTCGCCACCGCATTGTTCGGCGTGATCTCCGGCAGCTTGGCTGCCTGGATGATCGTGACGCGGCTGATGACGCTGAGCTTCGTCTGGCAGGCCGGCAGCGCGGCCGGAGTCGTCGCGGCCGCGCTCGTCGTCACGGTCGGGCTCGGGCTCGCAGGCACGCTGCTGGCATTGAACAAAAAGCCCGCAACGGTGTTGCGGAATTTGTGA